The Salvelinus namaycush isolate Seneca chromosome 13, SaNama_1.0, whole genome shotgun sequence genome includes a region encoding these proteins:
- the asmtl gene encoding probable bifunctional dTTP/UTP pyrophosphatase/methyltransferase protein isoform X1 has product MLAHALSLVAQQGIHSYGRSAERSSGLSKKLHQPEDNIANRCESEEVTMVLMNPVISKLTGKLVVLASASPRRLEILTNVGLRFEVVPSWFKETLDKRLFKMPHEYAVETAKQKALEVAKRMPFKHLKTPDIVIGADTVVTVDGLILEKPVDKQDAYRMLSRLSGKEHSVFTGVAIILCHEKEGEEIDYQVIDFYEETKVKFADLSDDLLWEYINSGEPMDKAGGYGIQALGGMLVEYVHGDFLNVVGFPLNQFCKKLSLIFSPPGSLKQNKIQTSPQGSPVDTVPPAEPAASSPSGSPTHNGPPDSQGQNIPSASTAHNVKQEESGCGEGEVPWTLVNNLSKSSENGEAEPQGISDPAAPDLTSRGTMQMQNVREHETEDIKEKLSKMIELMDGFKASKVLFTASKLRVFDVLRSSKTGELQAEDVAQGIKASLKGTERLLEACVSLGLLQRTGKEYANTAMSRHFLLSDGPLSLQGYIQHCNELVWPLFTHLETAVREGTNQHEKAFGKTSDNLFQDAYYSRHEVKLRFMKAMHSIAKVSGRDVATAFDLSKYKTACDLGGCTGAMAYEFAKAHPGLSVTMFDLPEVIEMSGHFRPHDADDRVSFVAGDFFKDELPKADVYILARILHDWSDEKVHILLSKIAKACNPGCCVLVSEIFLDEDRKGPSRGLLQALSMTEGRQRSASEYSLLLKSHGFTSAQIKHTHNLLDAILCVTE; this is encoded by the exons ATGCTTGCGCATGCGTTGTCTCTTGTAGCGCAACAAGGAATTCATTCGTATGGAAGATCAGCAG AACGATCGTCGGGGCTCTCAAAAAAGCTACACCAGCCAGAAGATAATATTGCCAATAGGTGCGAAAG TGAGGAGGTCACCATGGTGTTGATGAATCCTGTCATTTCCAAGCTGACCGGTAAACTGGTCGTCCTGGCTAGTGCGTCTCCAAGGAGGCTGGAGATACTCACCAATGTG GGTTTACGATTTGAGGTTGTCCCATCCTGGTTCAAGGAAACGTTAGACAAGAGGCTCTTCAAAATGCCCCATGAGTATGCTGTGGAGACTGCCAAGCAGAAGGCCCTGGAGGTGGCCAAGAGGATGCCATTT AAACACCTGAAAACTCCAGACATTGTGATTGGAGCAGACACTGTTGTT ACAGTGGATGGACTGATTCTTGAGAAGCCAGTGGACAAGCAAGATGCATACCGAATGCTTTCAAG GTTGAGTGGTAAAGAACACAGTGTTTTTACCGGAGTGGCGATCATTCTCTGCCATGAGAAAGAAG GTGAAGAGATTGATTATCAAGTGATTGACTTCTATGAGGAGACTAAGGTGAAGTTTGCAGATCTGTCTGACGATTTACTCTGGGAGTACATCAATAGCGGAGAACCCAT ggacaAGGCTGGTGGCTATGGTATCCAGGCTCTGGGTGGTATGCTGGTGGAGTATGTACACGGAGACTTCCTGAATGTGGTGGGCTTCCCGCTCAACCAGTTCTGCAAGAAGCTGAGTCTCATCTTCAGCCCCCCAGGCAGCCTGAAACAAAACAAAATCCAGACCAGCCCCCAAGGCAGCCCTGTCGACACGGTCCCTCCAGCCGAGCCAGCCGCCAGCAGCCCCTCAGGCAGCCCAACCCATAACGGCCCTCCGGACAGCCAAGGACAAAACATCCCTTCAGCCAGTACAGCCCACAAT GTGAAACAGGAGGAGAGTGGGTGTGGAGAGGGCGAGGTGCCCTGGACGTTGGTTAACAACCTGTCTAAGAGCTCTGAGAACGGGGAGGCTGAGCCCCAGGGCATCAGCGACCCTGCAGCACCAGACTTGACCAGCAGGGGCACCATGCAGATGCAGAATGTGAGGGAGCACGAGACGGAAGACATCAAGGAAAAGTTGAGCAAGATGATCGAGCTCATGGATGGATTTAAAGCCTCAAAG GTGTTGTTCACAGCATCCAAGCTGCGTGTGTTTGACGTGTTAAGGAGCAGTAAGACAGGGGAGCTGCAGGCTGAGGATGTGGCCCAGGGGATCAAAGCATCTTTGAAGGGGACCGAACGCTTGCTGGAGGCCTGCGTCTCTCTGGGACTCCTGCAAAGAACGGGAAAAG AGTACGCAAACACAGCGATGTCCAGGCATTTCCTGCTGTCGGACGGTCCCCTCTCTCTGCAAGGGTACATCCAGCACTGTAACGAACTGGTGTGGCCTCTGTTCACCCACCTGGAGACTGCTGTGAGGGAGGGGACCAACCAGCACGAGAAGGCCTTCGGGAAAACCTCTGATAACCTTTTCCAG GATGCCTACTACAGCAGACATGAAGTGAAGCTGCGATTCATGAAGGCCATGCACAGCATCGCAAAGGTTTCTGGTAGAGACGTGGCGACGGCCTTTGACCTCTCCAAGTATAAGACGGCCTGCGACCTGGGCG GATGCACTGGGGCCATGGCGTATGAGTTTGCCAAAGCACACCCGGGGTTGTCTGTGACCATGTTCGACTTACCCGAAGTCATTGAGATGAGCGGTCACTTCCGGCCACATGACGCAGATGACAGAGTATCTTTTGTAGCAG GAGATTTCTTCAAAGATGAGCTTCCCAAGGCAGACGTATACATCCTGGCAAGAATTCTCCACGACTGGTCGGATGAGAAAGTACACATCTTGCTGAGTAAAATTGCGAAAGCATGCAATCCTG GCTGCTGCGTGCTGGTGAGTGAGATCTTTTTGGATGAGGACAGGAAGGGGCCGAGCAGAGGCCTACTTCAGGCCCTCAGTATGACCGAGGGGAGACAAAGGAGCGCCTCTGAATACAGCCTCCTACTGAAGAGCCACGGCTTCACCTCAGCgcaaatcaaacacacacacaacctcctgGATGCCATCCTGTGTGTCACTGAGTGA
- the LOC120058182 gene encoding regulator of nonsense transcripts 3A-like isoform X2: MRSEKDQMPGGREKSIVEIQFRDIPREQDAVFVNSKQKEEKKEVFTKVVIRRLPPNLSKDQLEEQLSPLPSFDYFEFFPADQSLYPHLYSRAYINFKNPEDILLFRDRFDGYVFIDNKGQEYPAVVEFAPFQKVSKKKLKKKDAKAGSIEEDPEYCRFLENYSCDEEKSMANPETLLGEIEAKTRELIAKRTTPLLEYIKNKKLEKQRIREEKREERRRREMEKKRQREEEKRKRREEERRKRKEADKLKKLSEKEIKIKLLKKSDRDDDMDSDRLKDKGDSGDMERAKWDKPSGQMKFKEAKDKGQMESDKGEHGRRQRDKDHRGRDEERKRQRHHYEFDKFIRRKEETKWGKGYCQDRAKKNGDHHGSYSYCPSMGDKVGKEDREGIGASRKDRTRNKVSDKSVLAHQDRGTSQSEGPHQIGGALPNKDRPAMQLYQPGTRKCMGSASKGYELPIGQSPEHVAIDHCYEAIAMGTGSEKSSED; encoded by the exons atgaggtcTGAAAAGGACCAAATGCCCGGAGGCAGGGAGAAAAGTATCGTCGAGATACAATTTAGAGACATTCCGAGGGAACAGGACGCCGTCTTTGTCAACTCAAAGCAGAAAGAAGAGAAGAAGGAGGTATTTACTAAG GTAGTAATAAGGCGACTTCCACCCAACCTGTCCAAGGACCAGCTGGAAGAACAGCTCAGTCCTCTTCCATCCTTTGACTACTTTGAGTTCTTCCCTGCAGATCAAAG CCTCTACCCACACTTGTACTCCAGAGCTTACATCAACTTCAAAAACCCAGAGGACATCCTGCTCTTCAGAGACCGCTTTGATGGCTATGTTTTCATTGATAACAAAG GCCAGGAGTACCCAGCTGTGGTAGAGTTTGCACCCTTTCAGAAAGTATCCAAGAAGAAActcaaaaagaaagatgccaaaGCTGGAAGCATTGAGGAAG ACCCGGAGTACTGTCGCTTTCTGGAGAACTACTCCTGTGATGAGGAGAAGTCCATGGCCAACCCTGAAACCCTGCTGGGAGAGATAGAGGCCAAGACGAGGGAACTCATAG CCAAAAGAACAACACCTCTTCTGGAGTACATCAAGAATAAGAAACTTGAGAAGCAG AGGataagagaggaaaagagagaggagcgTCGACGCAGGGAGATGGAGAAGAAAcgccagagggaggaagagaaaaggAAGCGGCGGGAGGAGGAGAGACGCAAACGCAAGGAGGCGGATAAACTGAAGAAGCTGTCGGAGAAGGAGATCAAGATTAAG CTCCTAAAGAAGAGTGACCGGGACGATGACATGGACTCTGACAGGCTCAAGGACAAAGGGGACAGTGGGGATATGGAGAGGGCCAAGTGGGACAAACCCAGTGGACAAATGAAGTTCAAGGAAGCCAAGGACAA GGGTCAGATGGAGAGCGATAAGGGAGAACATGGCCGCAGGCAGAGAGACAAAGACCACAGAGGAAGAGACGAGGAGAGGAAACGACAGCGCCACCACTATGAGTTTGACAAGTTCATACGGCGCAAGGAGGAGACAAAGTGGGGTAAAGGCTACTGCCAGGACCGGGCCAAGAAAAATGGCGACCACCACGGCTCCTACTCCTACTGCCCCAGTATGGGCGACAAGGTGGGTAAGGAGGACAGGGAGGGCATTGGCGCTAGCAGGAAGGACCGCACCCGGAACAAGGTGAGCGACAAG TCTGTGTTAGCCCATCAGGACAGAGGGACGTCCCAGTCAGAGGGGCCACACCAGATAGGAGGGGCTCTGCCAAACAAG GACCGACCGGCCATGCAGCTCTACCAGCCTGGCACTCGCAAATGCATGGGCTCAGCGAGCAAAGGTTACGAGCTCCCCATCGGCCAGTCGCCAGAACACGTTGCGATAGATCACTGCTATGAGGCCATTGCCATGGGAACAGGCTCGGAAAAGAGTAGTGAAGATTAG
- the asmtl gene encoding probable bifunctional dTTP/UTP pyrophosphatase/methyltransferase protein isoform X2, with protein MVLMNPVISKLTGKLVVLASASPRRLEILTNVGLRFEVVPSWFKETLDKRLFKMPHEYAVETAKQKALEVAKRMPFKHLKTPDIVIGADTVVTVDGLILEKPVDKQDAYRMLSRLSGKEHSVFTGVAIILCHEKEGEEIDYQVIDFYEETKVKFADLSDDLLWEYINSGEPMDKAGGYGIQALGGMLVEYVHGDFLNVVGFPLNQFCKKLSLIFSPPGSLKQNKIQTSPQGSPVDTVPPAEPAASSPSGSPTHNGPPDSQGQNIPSASTAHNVKQEESGCGEGEVPWTLVNNLSKSSENGEAEPQGISDPAAPDLTSRGTMQMQNVREHETEDIKEKLSKMIELMDGFKASKVLFTASKLRVFDVLRSSKTGELQAEDVAQGIKASLKGTERLLEACVSLGLLQRTGKEYANTAMSRHFLLSDGPLSLQGYIQHCNELVWPLFTHLETAVREGTNQHEKAFGKTSDNLFQDAYYSRHEVKLRFMKAMHSIAKVSGRDVATAFDLSKYKTACDLGGCTGAMAYEFAKAHPGLSVTMFDLPEVIEMSGHFRPHDADDRVSFVAGDFFKDELPKADVYILARILHDWSDEKVHILLSKIAKACNPGCCVLVSEIFLDEDRKGPSRGLLQALSMTEGRQRSASEYSLLLKSHGFTSAQIKHTHNLLDAILCVTE; from the exons ATGGTGTTGATGAATCCTGTCATTTCCAAGCTGACCGGTAAACTGGTCGTCCTGGCTAGTGCGTCTCCAAGGAGGCTGGAGATACTCACCAATGTG GGTTTACGATTTGAGGTTGTCCCATCCTGGTTCAAGGAAACGTTAGACAAGAGGCTCTTCAAAATGCCCCATGAGTATGCTGTGGAGACTGCCAAGCAGAAGGCCCTGGAGGTGGCCAAGAGGATGCCATTT AAACACCTGAAAACTCCAGACATTGTGATTGGAGCAGACACTGTTGTT ACAGTGGATGGACTGATTCTTGAGAAGCCAGTGGACAAGCAAGATGCATACCGAATGCTTTCAAG GTTGAGTGGTAAAGAACACAGTGTTTTTACCGGAGTGGCGATCATTCTCTGCCATGAGAAAGAAG GTGAAGAGATTGATTATCAAGTGATTGACTTCTATGAGGAGACTAAGGTGAAGTTTGCAGATCTGTCTGACGATTTACTCTGGGAGTACATCAATAGCGGAGAACCCAT ggacaAGGCTGGTGGCTATGGTATCCAGGCTCTGGGTGGTATGCTGGTGGAGTATGTACACGGAGACTTCCTGAATGTGGTGGGCTTCCCGCTCAACCAGTTCTGCAAGAAGCTGAGTCTCATCTTCAGCCCCCCAGGCAGCCTGAAACAAAACAAAATCCAGACCAGCCCCCAAGGCAGCCCTGTCGACACGGTCCCTCCAGCCGAGCCAGCCGCCAGCAGCCCCTCAGGCAGCCCAACCCATAACGGCCCTCCGGACAGCCAAGGACAAAACATCCCTTCAGCCAGTACAGCCCACAAT GTGAAACAGGAGGAGAGTGGGTGTGGAGAGGGCGAGGTGCCCTGGACGTTGGTTAACAACCTGTCTAAGAGCTCTGAGAACGGGGAGGCTGAGCCCCAGGGCATCAGCGACCCTGCAGCACCAGACTTGACCAGCAGGGGCACCATGCAGATGCAGAATGTGAGGGAGCACGAGACGGAAGACATCAAGGAAAAGTTGAGCAAGATGATCGAGCTCATGGATGGATTTAAAGCCTCAAAG GTGTTGTTCACAGCATCCAAGCTGCGTGTGTTTGACGTGTTAAGGAGCAGTAAGACAGGGGAGCTGCAGGCTGAGGATGTGGCCCAGGGGATCAAAGCATCTTTGAAGGGGACCGAACGCTTGCTGGAGGCCTGCGTCTCTCTGGGACTCCTGCAAAGAACGGGAAAAG AGTACGCAAACACAGCGATGTCCAGGCATTTCCTGCTGTCGGACGGTCCCCTCTCTCTGCAAGGGTACATCCAGCACTGTAACGAACTGGTGTGGCCTCTGTTCACCCACCTGGAGACTGCTGTGAGGGAGGGGACCAACCAGCACGAGAAGGCCTTCGGGAAAACCTCTGATAACCTTTTCCAG GATGCCTACTACAGCAGACATGAAGTGAAGCTGCGATTCATGAAGGCCATGCACAGCATCGCAAAGGTTTCTGGTAGAGACGTGGCGACGGCCTTTGACCTCTCCAAGTATAAGACGGCCTGCGACCTGGGCG GATGCACTGGGGCCATGGCGTATGAGTTTGCCAAAGCACACCCGGGGTTGTCTGTGACCATGTTCGACTTACCCGAAGTCATTGAGATGAGCGGTCACTTCCGGCCACATGACGCAGATGACAGAGTATCTTTTGTAGCAG GAGATTTCTTCAAAGATGAGCTTCCCAAGGCAGACGTATACATCCTGGCAAGAATTCTCCACGACTGGTCGGATGAGAAAGTACACATCTTGCTGAGTAAAATTGCGAAAGCATGCAATCCTG GCTGCTGCGTGCTGGTGAGTGAGATCTTTTTGGATGAGGACAGGAAGGGGCCGAGCAGAGGCCTACTTCAGGCCCTCAGTATGACCGAGGGGAGACAAAGGAGCGCCTCTGAATACAGCCTCCTACTGAAGAGCCACGGCTTCACCTCAGCgcaaatcaaacacacacacaacctcctgGATGCCATCCTGTGTGTCACTGAGTGA
- the LOC120058182 gene encoding regulator of nonsense transcripts 3A-like isoform X1 — MRSEKDQMPGGREKSIVEIQFRDIPREQDAVFVNSKQKEEKKEVFTKVVIRRLPPNLSKDQLEEQLSPLPSFDYFEFFPADQSLYPHLYSRAYINFKNPEDILLFRDRFDGYVFIDNKGQEYPAVVEFAPFQKVSKKKLKKKDAKAGSIEEDPEYCRFLENYSCDEEKSMANPETLLGEIEAKTRELIAKRTTPLLEYIKNKKLEKQRIREEKREERRRREMEKKRQREEEKRKRREEERRKRKEADKLKKLSEKEIKIKLLKKSDRDDDMDSDRLKDKGDSGDMERAKWDKPSGQMKFKEAKDKGQMESDKGEHGRRQRDKDHRGRDEERKRQRHHYEFDKFIRRKEETKWGKGYCQDRAKKNGDHHGSYSYCPSMGDKVGKEDREGIGASRKDRTRNKVSDKARVSQSVLAHQDRGTSQSEGPHQIGGALPNKDRPAMQLYQPGTRKCMGSASKGYELPIGQSPEHVAIDHCYEAIAMGTGSEKSSED; from the exons atgaggtcTGAAAAGGACCAAATGCCCGGAGGCAGGGAGAAAAGTATCGTCGAGATACAATTTAGAGACATTCCGAGGGAACAGGACGCCGTCTTTGTCAACTCAAAGCAGAAAGAAGAGAAGAAGGAGGTATTTACTAAG GTAGTAATAAGGCGACTTCCACCCAACCTGTCCAAGGACCAGCTGGAAGAACAGCTCAGTCCTCTTCCATCCTTTGACTACTTTGAGTTCTTCCCTGCAGATCAAAG CCTCTACCCACACTTGTACTCCAGAGCTTACATCAACTTCAAAAACCCAGAGGACATCCTGCTCTTCAGAGACCGCTTTGATGGCTATGTTTTCATTGATAACAAAG GCCAGGAGTACCCAGCTGTGGTAGAGTTTGCACCCTTTCAGAAAGTATCCAAGAAGAAActcaaaaagaaagatgccaaaGCTGGAAGCATTGAGGAAG ACCCGGAGTACTGTCGCTTTCTGGAGAACTACTCCTGTGATGAGGAGAAGTCCATGGCCAACCCTGAAACCCTGCTGGGAGAGATAGAGGCCAAGACGAGGGAACTCATAG CCAAAAGAACAACACCTCTTCTGGAGTACATCAAGAATAAGAAACTTGAGAAGCAG AGGataagagaggaaaagagagaggagcgTCGACGCAGGGAGATGGAGAAGAAAcgccagagggaggaagagaaaaggAAGCGGCGGGAGGAGGAGAGACGCAAACGCAAGGAGGCGGATAAACTGAAGAAGCTGTCGGAGAAGGAGATCAAGATTAAG CTCCTAAAGAAGAGTGACCGGGACGATGACATGGACTCTGACAGGCTCAAGGACAAAGGGGACAGTGGGGATATGGAGAGGGCCAAGTGGGACAAACCCAGTGGACAAATGAAGTTCAAGGAAGCCAAGGACAA GGGTCAGATGGAGAGCGATAAGGGAGAACATGGCCGCAGGCAGAGAGACAAAGACCACAGAGGAAGAGACGAGGAGAGGAAACGACAGCGCCACCACTATGAGTTTGACAAGTTCATACGGCGCAAGGAGGAGACAAAGTGGGGTAAAGGCTACTGCCAGGACCGGGCCAAGAAAAATGGCGACCACCACGGCTCCTACTCCTACTGCCCCAGTATGGGCGACAAGGTGGGTAAGGAGGACAGGGAGGGCATTGGCGCTAGCAGGAAGGACCGCACCCGGAACAAGGTGAGCGACAAG GCTCGTGTCTCTCAGTCTGTGTTAGCCCATCAGGACAGAGGGACGTCCCAGTCAGAGGGGCCACACCAGATAGGAGGGGCTCTGCCAAACAAG GACCGACCGGCCATGCAGCTCTACCAGCCTGGCACTCGCAAATGCATGGGCTCAGCGAGCAAAGGTTACGAGCTCCCCATCGGCCAGTCGCCAGAACACGTTGCGATAGATCACTGCTATGAGGCCATTGCCATGGGAACAGGCTCGGAAAAGAGTAGTGAAGATTAG